GCACGAGGTGGAAAAGGCCATCTCCCACCTGAACACCTTGGGCATCAAGCGCATCGGCGTGGTCCACGTGGACGACACCTTCGGCTCAGACGCCCTCGCGGGCGCCATGTCGGGCTTCAAAGCCAACCAGCTGGAAGCCTTGTTTGTGGAGAAGTTTGACCGCACCAAACCGGACTTTGCGGCAATGGCACCACGCGTCGCGCAAAAGCAGCCCCAAGCTGTGGTGTTTGTGGGCACTGGGGCGGCTGTGGTCGATGGCATCAAGGCACTGCGCAGCGCGGGCGTTACCGGGCAGATCGTGACCTTGTCCAACAACGCCTCAGGCGGCTTTATCAAGGCGCTGGGCGACAGCGCAAGGGGGGTCGTGGTCACCCAGGTGCTGCCGTCAGAGCGTTCACTCAACTACCCGCTGGTCAAGGAAGCCATGGACTTGGCCAAAGCCAAGAACATTGCGGACCTCACCCCGGCCATGCTGGAGGGCTTTGTCAGCGCCAAGGTGATGGTCGAAGGCATCAAGCGCGCAGGCCCCAAGCCCGACCGGGCCAAGCTGCAGGCAGGGCTGGAGAGCATCAAAAAGCTGGACCTGGGCGGGCTGGAGCTGTCTTACAGCGCCACCGACCATTCAGGGCTGGATTTTGCGGACCTGGCCATCATTGGTGCCGACGGCAAATTCAAACGCTGACACAGCCCAGGCGGAATGCCACGCTAGGGCATGGCGCACTGCGCAATAAAAAGGCCCGCATCCGTCAAGGACGCGGGCCTTTTTATTGGGTGATCCGAGTGATGCGAGCAGCGCAGACTGCCCTACCTGGTTGCATCAAGGCGCACTGGCAGCCGGGGCGGGGGTGCTGGCGGCTGCAGCGGGCTCGGGAACGTGAACGGCATCAGCCCCGTGCTTTTCACCGCCCATGTCAGCCTTGTCCCCGGCCTTGATGATCACAAAAATCGACAGCGCCGCAAACAGAGCAAAACCAACGGCAATCTTCCACATACATATCTCCTGAGATGGGGTTGTTCAACGAAGAGGCCTCGGGCGGCGCACGACCACACAGATCGGTGGCACGGACACCCAAAGCCTCTTGATTCAACACAGGGCCTGCGTGCAGCAGGCCCTGTACTGAGCACATCAGCGCATGGCTCAGTCGTTGGCGTAGATGTCCACGTCCTTGGTTTCCTTGATGAACAAGCCACCAATGACCACCGTGGCGCCCGCGATGATGATGGGGTACCACAGGCCGTTGTACATGTTGCCCGTCTGGGCCACGATGGCAAACGCCGTGGTGGGCAGCAGGCCACCGAACCAGCCGTTACCAATGTGGTAAGGCAGGGACATCGACGTGTAGCGGATGCGGGTCGGGAACATTTCCACCAGCATGGCGGCGATAGGGCCGTACACCATGGTCACCAGCAGGACCAAGTAGGTCAGGATGACCACCACCATGACCTTGTCAATACGTGCAGGGTCGGCCTTGGTGGGGTAGCCCGCAGCCTTCAGCGCATCGGCCACGGCCTTCTTGAACTCGCCGTCCTTCTTCTTGGCTTCATCAGCTGGCAGGCCCTTGCTGGAGTACGAGGCGATGACGGTTTCACCGATCTTGATGGAAGCAGGGGTGCCAGCGGCGCCCACGGCGTTCTCGTAGCTCACCGAAGCGCCAGCCAACACCTGCTTGGCGATGTCGCACGAGCTGGTGAACTTGGAGGTGCCGGTGGGGTTGAACTGGAATGAGCACTCCTTGGGATCAGCGGTCACGATCACCTGGTTCTTCGCCTGGGCTTCAGCAAGGGCAGGGTTGGCCGCCTTGGTCAATGCACCGAACACGGGGAAATACGTCAACGCTGCCAGCAGGCAGCCTGCCAAGATGATGGGCTTGCGGCCAATCTTGTCCGACAGCGAACCGAAGACGATGAAGAATGGCGTGCCAATCAGCAGCGACACGGCCACAAAGATGTTGGCAGTGGCGCCATCGACCTTCAGCGCTTGCGTCAGGAAGAACAGCGCATAGAACTGGCCCGAGTACCAGACCACAGCCTGGCCTGCCGTCAGGCCTACCAGTGCCAAGATCACGATCTTCAGGTTCTTCCACTGGCCGAAGGACTCGGTCAGCGGGGCCTTGGAAGTCTTGCCTTCAGCCTTCATCTTCTGGAAGGCAGGCGATTCGTTCATCGACAGGCGAATCCACACAGAGATGGCCAAAAGCAGGATCGACACGATGAAGGGAATGCGCCAGCCCCAGTCACCAAAGGCTTCTTCGCCCAGAACGGTGCGGGTGCCCAGAATCACCATCAGTGACAGGAACAGGCCCAGCGTGGCGGTGGTCTGAATCCACGCCGTGTAGGCACCACGTTTGCCGTGCGGAGCGTGCTCCGCCACATAGGTGGCAGCCCCGCCGTACTCACCACCCAGCGCCAAACCTTGCAGCAAGCGCAAGATGATCAGGATGACCGGAGCGGCCACGCCAATCGACGCATACGTGGGCAAGATACCCACGATGAACGTGGACAGACCCATGATCAAGATGGTGACCAGGAACGTGTACTTGCGGCCAATCATGTCACCCAAGCGGCCAAAGAAAATGGCGCCAAAGGGACGGACGATGAAGCCCGCAGCAAACGCCAGCAAAGCGAAGATGAAGGCAGAGCCTGCATCCAGCCCGCTGAAGAACTGCTTGGCAATGATGGCGGCCAGCGAGCCGTATAGATAAAAGTCGTACCACTCAAAGACGGTACCGAGTGACGACGCGAAGATGACCTTCCTCTCTTCGGGCGACATCGGCCGCGGTGCGGGATGGGTTGTTGCCATGGTGTGTGTCTCCTGTATGGGTTTTTTCGGATGCGAAAAAGGCGATACACCAAACAGCCTCGCCGCCCCGTGAGGCGCAATATCAAGCCGTTATCTGACCGAAAACTGACAAAGTCACACACCTGTTTCCGCCCCAAAAAGCAATTCTCCGGCGCAAGAAGCCAGGATCAGTACCAACCCTTATGGCGTTTTTCTTCATGCGAGAAATCGGCGTTTTTTCGAGTGAAAACGCCGGACTCTGTCCAATGGGCGACGCAAGGCGTTCGGGTAAATCCGGACCCCACACCTACGGGTCAACCCTGCCAAGGACAAACCCCTAGGCCCGCACACAGGCTGCGTAAGTGGAGGGTCAGTCCCCGTTTCCAGAATCGTTCTCGGTATGTAGCGGCATTCGCATGGCGCTGCAGAAGATCCCGAAACCTATGGAGATGAACATGACCGACCCCGTGGCAGAAAGAATTCAAAGCCACCCAAAGTACCTGGAACTCAAGCGCGAGCGCAACCGCTTTGGCTGGCTGCTCACCGCATTGATGCTTTTCGTTTATTACGGGTACATCGCACTGATCGCCTTCAACAAGCCCTTCCTCGCGCAGCCCATCGGTAACGGTGTCACCACGCTGGGGGTCCCGCTGGGCTTTGGCGTCATCGTGTTCACCATCGTCATCACCGGCATCTACGTGCGCCGCGCCAATGGGCGCTATGACGCATTGACCCAAGCCATCCTCAAGGACGCCGCACGATGAAAACGCAAAACTTCGCGGCCACTGCGGCAGCCCTCGCCGCGCTGGCCTTCGTCCCTATGGCCCTTGCGGCCGGTGGAGATGTCGGTGAAGCGGCCAAGCAGTCCACCAACTGGACAGCCATCGTCATGTTCGGCCTGTTCGTGGCGGGCACGCTCTGGATTACCAAATGGGCTGCGGCCAAAACCCGCTCGGCGGCTGACTTCTACACCGGCGGCGGCGGCATCACCGGCTTCCAAAATGGCCTGGCCATTGCAGGCGACTACATGTCGGCCGCTTCGTTCCTGGGCATCTCTGCGGCGGTGATGGCGTCGGGCTATGACGGCCTGATCTACTCGATCGGCTTTCTGGTGGGCTGGCCCGTCATCACCTTCCTGATGGCCGAGCGGCTGCGCAACCTGGGCAAGTTCACCTTTGCCGACGTGGCGGGCTATCGCTTTCAGCAAACCCCCATCCGTGCGTTTGCCGCCAGCGGCACGCTGGTGGTTGTGGCGTTTTACCTGATCGCCCAAATGGTGGGCGCAGGCCAACTGATCAAGCTGCTGTTTGGCCTGGACTACTGGATTGCTGTGGTGCTGGTGGGCGGACTGATGATGGTGTATGTGCTCTTTGGCGGCATGACAGCCACCACCTGGGTGCAGATCATCAAGGCCTGCCTGTTGCTGGCCGGGGTGACCTTCATGGCCTTCATGGTCATGGCGCAGTTTGGCTTCAGCCCCGAAGCCCTGTTTGCCAAGGGCGTTGCGGTGAAGACCGCGATTGCCACCAACTCTGGCAAGCCTGCCGAGGAAGCGGCCAAGATCGGCCTGGCGATCATGGGCCCCGGTGGGTTTATCAAAGACCCCATCTCCGCGATCAGCTTCGGCATGGCACTGATGTTCGGCACGGCCGGCCTGCCCCACATTCTGATGCGCTTCTTTACGGTGCCTGATGCGAAGGAAGCCCGCAAAAGCGTGTTCTGGGCCACCACCTGGATCGGCTACTTCTATGTGCTGATCTTCATCATCGGCTTCGGCGCCATCACACTGGTGCTCACCAACCCAGAGTTTGCAGACACCGTCACGGGCGTCATCAAAGGCGGCGCAGGCACCGCCAACATGGCCGCCGTGCTGGTGGCCAAGTCAGTGGGTGGCGACGTTTTCTACGGCTTCATCTCTGCCGTGGCCTTCGCCACCATCCTGGCGGTGGTGGCAGGGTTGACGCTGTCGGGCGCCTCTGCGGTGTCGCACGATTTGTACGCCACGGTGTTCAAGAAAGGCAAGGCAGATAGTGCCGCCGAGCTGCGTGTATCCCGCATCACCACGCTGGCTCTCGGCCTTGTGGCCGTGGTGCTGGGCATCGTGTTCGAAAAGCAGAACATCGCGTTCATGGTGTCTTTGGCCTTTGCCATTGCCGCATCGGCCAACTTCCCAGTGCTCTTCATGAGCGTGCTGTGGAAGGACTGCACGACCAGGGGCGCTGTGATCGGCGGCTTCATGGGGTTGGTCTCCTCCGTGGGCCTCACGGTGGTGTCACCCTCTGTGTGGGAAGCGGTGCTGGGCAACCCCAAAGGCAGCGCACTGTTCCCTTACACCTCGCCCGCTTTGTTCTCCATGGCCATTGGTTTCGCGGGCATCTGGATCTTCTCGCTGCTTGACCGCAGTGCGAACGCCCAGCGCGAACGAGCCGCCTACCCTGCGCAACAAGTGCGCTCGGAAACCGGTCTGGGCGCCTCCGGCGCATCGGGCCACTGAACGATTACCTAGGAGCCTGTCGGACTTGGAAATCGTCGGCTGCAAATCGGCCGCAGCGGTGCATTTTTCACCGTCTTTTTGCCCCATAGCTCAGCTATGGGGCAAAAAGTCGGCAAAAACTATCCTCGCTGAGGCCAATTTTCGCTTTCGACGCTCCCAGTCCGACAGACTCCTAGCCTGGCGGTACTTCAGGC
This Acidovorax sp. 106 DNA region includes the following protein-coding sequences:
- a CDS encoding ABC transporter substrate-binding protein: MKPSHPWLRASLALALLAWSSCHAQILIGQTVGVTGSAAATVQEASQGASLYLDHVNAKGGVGGQKIELLTLDDKFDTKLTLDNARILIEQKGVLGLFMTRGTPHTQGILPLLEQHGVPLIGPSTGAIALHKPVHKYVFNVRAPYQHEVEKAISHLNTLGIKRIGVVHVDDTFGSDALAGAMSGFKANQLEALFVEKFDRTKPDFAAMAPRVAQKQPQAVVFVGTGAAVVDGIKALRSAGVTGQIVTLSNNASGGFIKALGDSARGVVVTQVLPSERSLNYPLVKEAMDLAKAKNIADLTPAMLEGFVSAKVMVEGIKRAGPKPDRAKLQAGLESIKKLDLGGLELSYSATDHSGLDFADLAIIGADGKFKR
- a CDS encoding MFS transporter yields the protein MATTHPAPRPMSPEERKVIFASSLGTVFEWYDFYLYGSLAAIIAKQFFSGLDAGSAFIFALLAFAAGFIVRPFGAIFFGRLGDMIGRKYTFLVTILIMGLSTFIVGILPTYASIGVAAPVILIILRLLQGLALGGEYGGAATYVAEHAPHGKRGAYTAWIQTTATLGLFLSLMVILGTRTVLGEEAFGDWGWRIPFIVSILLLAISVWIRLSMNESPAFQKMKAEGKTSKAPLTESFGQWKNLKIVILALVGLTAGQAVVWYSGQFYALFFLTQALKVDGATANIFVAVSLLIGTPFFIVFGSLSDKIGRKPIILAGCLLAALTYFPVFGALTKAANPALAEAQAKNQVIVTADPKECSFQFNPTGTSKFTSSCDIAKQVLAGASVSYENAVGAAGTPASIKIGETVIASYSSKGLPADEAKKKDGEFKKAVADALKAAGYPTKADPARIDKVMVVVILTYLVLLVTMVYGPIAAMLVEMFPTRIRYTSMSLPYHIGNGWFGGLLPTTAFAIVAQTGNMYNGLWYPIIIAGATVVIGGLFIKETKDVDIYAND
- a CDS encoding DUF485 domain-containing protein yields the protein MTDPVAERIQSHPKYLELKRERNRFGWLLTALMLFVYYGYIALIAFNKPFLAQPIGNGVTTLGVPLGFGVIVFTIVITGIYVRRANGRYDALTQAILKDAAR
- a CDS encoding cation acetate symporter; amino-acid sequence: MKTQNFAATAAALAALAFVPMALAAGGDVGEAAKQSTNWTAIVMFGLFVAGTLWITKWAAAKTRSAADFYTGGGGITGFQNGLAIAGDYMSAASFLGISAAVMASGYDGLIYSIGFLVGWPVITFLMAERLRNLGKFTFADVAGYRFQQTPIRAFAASGTLVVVAFYLIAQMVGAGQLIKLLFGLDYWIAVVLVGGLMMVYVLFGGMTATTWVQIIKACLLLAGVTFMAFMVMAQFGFSPEALFAKGVAVKTAIATNSGKPAEEAAKIGLAIMGPGGFIKDPISAISFGMALMFGTAGLPHILMRFFTVPDAKEARKSVFWATTWIGYFYVLIFIIGFGAITLVLTNPEFADTVTGVIKGGAGTANMAAVLVAKSVGGDVFYGFISAVAFATILAVVAGLTLSGASAVSHDLYATVFKKGKADSAAELRVSRITTLALGLVAVVLGIVFEKQNIAFMVSLAFAIAASANFPVLFMSVLWKDCTTRGAVIGGFMGLVSSVGLTVVSPSVWEAVLGNPKGSALFPYTSPALFSMAIGFAGIWIFSLLDRSANAQRERAAYPAQQVRSETGLGASGASGH